A part of Paenibacillus sp. IHBB 10380 genomic DNA contains:
- a CDS encoding TetR/AcrR family transcriptional regulator, with amino-acid sequence MSKPLHSYKTYPEVKLQQQQLLRKNVIDAACLLLLEEGPESVTVRRVAQKLSCSTKIIYSIFGSKDGLANEMYMDGCRLLAETFQQVPDTAKVLDDLTAISWSYWQFAQLHSGYYKMMFGGALSDFKPDEKSLEGTTTALFRIQQTVIRAIEQGELEDNDPLLVVQMLWSALHGVIHLYFAGHFSELSMAQEVYAFTLNKTLSALKTSSFQS; translated from the coding sequence ATGTCTAAACCACTGCATTCCTATAAAACTTACCCGGAAGTGAAGCTTCAACAGCAACAATTACTTCGTAAAAATGTAATCGATGCTGCGTGTCTCCTCCTTTTAGAGGAAGGTCCTGAGTCAGTTACAGTACGGCGGGTCGCTCAGAAATTAAGTTGTTCAACAAAAATTATTTACAGTATTTTTGGAAGTAAAGATGGTCTTGCCAATGAAATGTACATGGACGGATGTCGTCTATTAGCTGAAACATTTCAACAAGTACCGGACACAGCGAAAGTACTTGATGATCTAACTGCTATAAGTTGGTCTTATTGGCAATTTGCACAGCTTCATTCTGGTTATTACAAAATGATGTTCGGTGGGGCGTTATCTGATTTCAAGCCGGATGAAAAAAGCCTTGAGGGAACTACTACTGCACTATTTCGAATCCAGCAAACTGTAATACGCGCTATTGAGCAAGGTGAATTAGAAGACAATGATCCGCTACTGGTTGTCCAAATGCTTTGGTCTGCTTTACACGGGGTTATACATCTTTATTTTGCTGGTCATTTTTCTGAATTAAGTATGGCTCAAGAGGTCTATGCATTTACTCTAAATAAGACGCTCTCTGCACTAAAGACATCCTCATTTCAATCATAA
- a CDS encoding SDR family NAD(P)-dependent oxidoreductase produces the protein MFTYSNKTALITGASSGIGETFAYSLAAKKCNLILVARNEEKLKALATVLSTTYKVKITVIALDLSTPGASQDLLHEVQKQQLKVDLLINNAGFATYGYFEQVSGNRQHEEVMLNVTALVDITHAFMPDLLRNRDGGLINVSSTAAFQPDPYMAVYGATKAFVLSFSEALWAENRKRGLKVLALCPGATETAFFDVVDSSEASVGSRQTPNTVVNNALRALEKGRSHIISGRQNYLIAQVSRLFSRQFMLGIVERTLRPQN, from the coding sequence ATGTTCACGTATTCAAACAAAACTGCTCTCATCACAGGGGCGTCATCCGGCATTGGTGAAACATTCGCCTATTCGCTGGCAGCCAAGAAATGTAATCTCATTTTGGTCGCACGCAATGAAGAGAAATTGAAGGCATTAGCTACAGTGCTTTCAACTACCTACAAGGTTAAGATAACGGTAATTGCACTTGATCTTTCTACACCAGGCGCATCACAAGATTTACTCCATGAGGTTCAAAAGCAGCAATTAAAGGTTGATCTCTTAATTAACAATGCAGGCTTTGCTACCTATGGATACTTTGAGCAGGTTTCAGGAAATCGGCAGCATGAGGAAGTGATGCTTAATGTCACTGCTTTAGTCGATATCACGCATGCATTCATGCCTGATCTGTTACGTAATCGAGATGGTGGGTTAATCAATGTGTCTTCCACTGCCGCCTTTCAGCCGGATCCTTATATGGCAGTTTATGGAGCAACGAAAGCGTTCGTACTCTCCTTTAGTGAAGCACTTTGGGCTGAAAACCGTAAACGTGGGCTTAAGGTTCTTGCACTCTGTCCGGGCGCAACAGAAACTGCATTTTTTGATGTTGTTGACTCAAGTGAAGCATCCGTTGGCTCCAGACAAACGCCAAATACCGTCGTAAATAATGCTTTAAGAGCACTCGAGAAAGGGCGTAGTCATATTATATCCGGTCGCCAAAATTATTTAATAGCCCAGGTTTCAAGACTTTTCTCTCGTCAATTTATGTTAGGAATCGTTGAACGTACTCTCCGACCACAGAATTAA